From a single Lytechinus pictus isolate F3 Inbred unplaced genomic scaffold, Lp3.0 scaffold_19, whole genome shotgun sequence genomic region:
- the LOC129260955 gene encoding myogenesis-regulating glycosidase-like has protein sequence MAGMTRFQVDEVQESKKGNGHSLVNFDEVKTSVDDGMTPIDLHNTTDSGVDPAIVDVSQPVKVLKIPREFRLKVFVVILFMLIVIGTTCILLFYSEPPLHYKVGRLLFYVESKTVRVSYRGSNYTHSSVGINLPLVTPSTCATTTDRRLCLEWREYGQLEIDWLELDNMDCYEFTWTAIHHEVMHKDCLSLQNAHWYGGAVVANQRWPIEVDDLPSQPFLSGDGSSPFGPVVERYWLSSNGLGLRVNDSSFISVSMDSERQEMCLESGQYDISIHSNSSKYALLQYTMCLASDLKAIHRNMSNRFTVRTENAPDSNVITYPTWSVATPADKASWNESLLVTTANTLHNLGYTSGVFEIPTSYQAIEGDLAFDTTRFTDVSAIMANITKPGFRFTTAVQVTPYVSTQSKNFMDGVSNGYWVNDPRDLVPGLTRWGDNVGAALDVSSNSAVQWFKNKLQSLQASGVDGFTFDYGQASYLPIGFQVENALEIADEYATRYVTIANEVSSPFVRCMYQCQNIPLVAELIRKDPTWDGENGLKTIIPTALTMGLLGYPYFMPELKYLKDGCSHPQDCLPSKELFIRYIELSAFLPAMQIPTILAEYDEDTRRIIKKWVDFHQDNIAQRVLDLAQEFSQKGDPVIRPLWWSAPTDPVALRINSEFLVGDDLLVAPILDEGTTKRHVYLPAGTWLDESNQQLSGEQWLSDVSVLLDDVAYYRRVL, from the coding sequence ATGGCAGGAATGACCAGATTTCAAGTAGATGAAGTCCAAGAGAGTAAGAAAGGCAATGGCCATTCATTGGTGAATTTTGATGAGGTCAAGACTTCAGTGGATGATGGTATGACACCTATAGATCTTCATAACACAACAGACTCTGGTGTAGACCCGGCTATAGTGGATGTTAGCCAACCTGTTAAGGTTTTGAAGATACCAAGAGAATTCCGGCTCAAGGTGTTTGTTGTAATACTTTTTATGTTGATTGTCATTGGTACTACCTGTATTCTCCTTTTCTATTCGGAACCACCACTGCATTATAAAGTTGGGAGATTATTGTTCTATGTGGAAAGTAAAACTGTACGTGTGAGCTACAGAGGAAGTAACTACACTCACAGCTCTGTTGGAATAAACTTACCTCTTGTTACCCCTTCAACCTGTGCTACGACCACAGACAGGAGACTTTGTTTAGAATGGAGAGAGTACGGCCAGCTGGAGATTGATTGGTTAGAGTTGGACAACATGGACTGCTATGAATTTACATGGACAGCTATTCATCATGAAGTTATGCATAAAGATTGCTTATCCCTCCAGAATGCACATTGGTATGGTGGTGCAGTCGTGGCCAACCAACGATGGCCAATTGAGGTTGATGATTTGCCTTCTCAGCCTTTCTTATCCGGAGACGGTTCGTCACCTTTTGGGCCTGTCGTCGAGCGCTACTGGCTTTCATCCAACGGATTAGGTTTAAGGGTCAATGATTCATCATTTATCTCTGTGAGCATGGATAGTGAGAGGCAAGAGATGTGTCTGGAGTCTGGTCAGTATGACATATCCATCCATTCCAATTCTAGCAAGTATGCTCTCCTGCAATACACCATGTGTCTTGCTTCAGACCTGAAGGCCATTCACAGGAACATGAGCAATAGATTTACTGTAAGAACAGAGAATGCTCCAGATAGTAATGTCATTACGTACCCAACATGGTCCGTAGCTACACCAGCAGATAAAGCTTCATGGAATGAATCACTGTTGGTAACCACTGCAAATACTCTTCACAACCTTGGATATACCTCGGGCGTATTTGAAATCCCAACGTCATATCAAGCAATTGAAGGAGATCTTGCATTTGATACTACTCGCTTTACAGATGTCTCTGCAATCATGGCAAATATTACAAAACCTGGATTTAGATTCACAACAGCTGTCCAGGTTACGCCATACGTCAGCACGCAGTCAAAAAACTTTATGGATGGTGTAAGTAACGGGTATTGGGTAAACGATCCTAGGGATCTAGTTCCAGGGCTTACTAGATGGGGCGACAATGTAGGAGCTGCCCTTGATGTGTCCAGCAATAGTGCCGTCCAATGGTTTAAGAACAAACTTCAGTCCCTTCAAGCAAGCGGTGTTGATGGTTTCACCTTTGATTACGGTCAAGCAAGTTATTTACCTATTGGCTTCCAAGTAGAGAATGCCCTTGAGATTGCAGATGAGTATGCCACCAGGTATGTCACTATTGCCAATGAGGTGTCATCACCATTTGTTAGGTGTATGTATCAGTGTCAAAACATTCCATTAGTTGCCGAATTGATTAGAAAAGACCCTACTTGGGATGGAGAAAATGGCTTGAAAACCATCATTCCAACAGCTCTAACAATGGGTCTCCTAGGCTACCCATATTTCATGCCagaattaaaatatttgaaggATGGTTGTAGCCACCCTCAAGACTGTCTCCCATCAAAAGAACTCTTCATAAGGTACATAGAGCTCTCTGCTTTTCTCCCTGCTATGCAAATACCTACCATCCTAGCAGAATATGATGAAGACACCAGgagaatcattaaaaaatgggTAGATTTTCATCAGGATAACATCGCTCAACGGGTCTTGGACCTCGCTCAAGAATTCTCCCAGAAAGGGGATCCTGTTATAAGACCCCTATGGTGGTCAGCTCCTACCGATCCAGTCGCTTTAAGAATCAACTCCGAGTTCTTGGTTGGTGATGATCTTCTTGTTGCACCCATCTTAGATGAAGGCACTACCAAGAGACATGTTTACCTTCCTGCTGGAACTTGGCTAGACGAGTCCAATCAACAATTATCAGGGGAGCAGTGGTTGAGTGATGTCAGTGTTTTATTAGACGATGTTGCCTATTACAGGAGAGTGTTGTGA